In the genome of Paenibacillus pabuli, the window GAACAAGGCGTATTGAAAACATGGAACGGCAAATTGCTGAACCTGGATGCGAAGAATGCCACCGGTCAATATGTATACGCTAATGATCCGGAAGCAGCAAAGAAACTGGAAAGCTATGCAAAACCTCTAGAAGAGTTCAAAAAAGAAGTTATTGGTAAAACGAATGTATTCCTTGATGGAGAACGCGGCAGTGTGCGCAAGCAGGAAACCAATCTCGGGAACCTGATGACAGACGGTATGCTGGAGAAAGTGAAATCCATCGTGAAGGAGAACGACGTTAAAGGATACGTTGCAATCCAAAACGGTGGTGGCATTCGGGCGTCATTCCAAAAAGGAGATATTACGTTGGGTGATTTATTAACCGTAATGCCATTCGGAAATAACCTGTCTGCGCTTAAAATGACAGGTAAGGAAATTACGGCAGCGCTGGAAAATGGCGTGAGCGGTGTGGAAACAGGTGAAGGGCGCTTCCCGCAGGTTTCAGGCATGCGTTTCTACTATGATTCCACCAAGCAAGGCGAGAAAGTTGATGCAACAACGAATACGGTGACCCAAGTCGGTCAACGCGTGCTTAAAGTACAGATTAAGAATGCCAATGGTACGTACACGGACATTGATCCAAAGGGATACTACATCGTAGCAACGAACTCGTTTATGGCTAATGGCGGAGATTTCTACCGTGCGATGAGAGCAGCGAAGGATGATAACCGGTACTATGAGCTGAATCTGGTGGATTATGAAATCTTCCATGAACATCTGGACCGTGTAGGTGAAGTCAATCAGATGACGGAAGGACGAATTACGGATCTGAAGGGATCTCCACTTCCAGGTGACGGGAATGGAAGCAACCCTGGCAATGGTGGTGGAGACAACGGAAGTAATCCGGGTAGTGGCAATAGCGGTGGGGGTACAACGACACCAACCACACCTGTAACACCAACGGATCCAACCACTCCGACGAAGCCTACAACACCTTCCGTTCCGGGTGATGGAAATGGTGGAGGGACTACACCAACCAATCCGGGTATGATTTTGAAAGATATCGGCAATCACTGGGCAGCAGCTGCCATTGAGCAGGCCATTTCCCGGGGAATTGTGAACGGATATCAGGACGGTAATTTCCGCCCAAATGCACCGGCAACACGCGCCGAGTTCATTGTCATGCTGGCAAGAGCATTTGAACTTCCAGCCAGCAGTAAGGCGTTGACGTTCAAGGATGCTTCCAAAATTCCGGCATGGGCACAGTCCTTTATTGCTCAGGCTGTGGAGCAAGGAATCATCAGTGGATACACGGATGAGACATTCCGTGCATCTGGCAAAGTATCACGTATGGAGATGACGGTGATGCTTGTAAGAGCACTTGGACTTCCAGTTGAATCGAATGCCGCATTAACCTTTGCAGATGCGAATAAAGTACCTGCATGGGCTGTACCTTATATCGCAGCTGCATCTGATGCAGGATTGGTGAAAGGCACAGGCAAGAACCTGTTTAACCCGCTCGCTGAAGCAACTCGTGCTGAAGTTGTAACCCTGTTGATCTCAGCAAGTGAGTTTCAGGCGAAGTAATTAAAGATTTGCTGCTCTGCTCATATAGAGGGAGCGATGACCAGTTTTAGCCTGAGAGGTTGGAACGCTTAGACTGAATAATGCGTAAACTCTTTCTTAACGAAAACAGCTTGCAGACTCCCATCTGCAAGCTGTTTTTTTACTATTTAATGACTGTTCATTTTTACCAGAGGAAGGTATAGTAGACAGGATTATATGGAAGGAGTGTTGACATGCAAGATCAACCGGTTTTAATCGCACTATTGGCTATTGCCGCAGGGATTTTCAGTCTGTTGGGTGGAATCAACAATTGGGATTGGTTTATGAAGAGTTTTAGAGCAGGTCTCTTTGTGAAAACGATTGGACGCCAGGGTGCAAGAGTCGTGTATGGCATTTTTGGAATTGTGCTGATTAGCATTGGCGTATTGTTGTTGCTGATTGGGCAAGCGTAGAAAAAAAGTAAAAGAAAAGTAAACGAAAAGATAATGTACAGAGCCTGATTACATAATTCAGCTTCAGAGCTTTATTGTAGAAGGTAACGATTAGTATGTTTAGCTTTAACCTTGAGATTTACAAAGTCAGTTGGGTAGGTTTGAAGACACACCTTAGTAAAAGTTACACCAAAAAGACCACCGAAAAATTTCGGTGGTCTTTTTGCCAAATTCAGGTTTATCCATCTCAATCTGGTTTAATTATCTTTTAAATCTTCAATGGAATTGATGTCCATATAGGTTGGTACAACCAGGCCTGTTTTGGCACCGTCCATATTTGGACCGAGATCATCGATCTGATCCTTGTATTTGTTGTAATAATCTGCAGAGGTGAGAGGCAACCATGCAGCAGGAGTTGCATCTACATCACCATTGGCAATGCCGGTCCACATTGGACCGATTTCCACTTGAAGGGAGGTTACTTTGTAACCCAGTTTTTCTTTCAGAATGTACTCCAGCAAGTTGGTACTTGCAATTTCGGAGTCCCAGGCTACGTAACTCAGTTTAATGGAATCTCCATTCACTGGGGTCAGACCTTTGGTCCATTCAGCCACTTTGTCACTATGCTTCTCGGCAAAAGCTGCTGCGGCTTTTTGGGGATCTTCTCCGTTTTGAATGGCGACCATGATTTCACCCATATCCTCAGGTGTCCAAGAGAAGCGATCCAGGAATTCATAAGCGACAGGTTTGTCTTCCTTTAACCCTTTGCGGGCAATGGTATGAATTTGTTCTGCTTCACCGTAGACGCCTTCTGGATCGTCCAGGTATTTCAGGTCATATGCGTTGAACATCCAATGCGGTGTCCAACCGGTAACGATAATCGGTTCTTTATTCTTAACGGCTTTATCCAGTGTAGCTGTCATTGCAGCTCCTGAACCTTCAACCAGTTTCCAGTCAGACAAACCGTATTTCTCAATGGCACTCGCTGTGGATTTCATAATTCCGGCACCAGGATCGATACCGATAATTTGGTGATTCACTTCATTACCCACATTGGCATTCGCCGATGGAGTCGAGGAAGAAGCACCTGTTTCCAGGTCTGCAATCGAATTAACGTCTGTCATGTACGCAGGAACAACGAGCCCTGTACGTACACCGGTCATGTTGGCACCCAGATCATCCACCTGGTCTTTGTAACGTTCCCAGTAGTCAGCGTGAGTCAATGGCAGCCAGGCTGCTGGAGAGGCATCTACGTCGCCTGAGGCGACACCCGTCCACATCGGTCCAGCTTCAACTTGCAGGGCGTTAACTTTATAGCCAAGTTTGGTTTCCATAACATATTTCAACAGGTTGGTACTCGCGATCTCGGAATCCCAGGCTACATAGCTAAGTTTAAATGCATCACCGTTAACTGGCGTCAGACCTTTGGTCCATTCGTCAATCTGGTCTGCATGTTTCTCAGCGTAGTCTTTTGCGGCTTCTTCCGGAGATGTACCATTCTGGATGGCACTCATCATTTCGCCCATTTCATCGGATGTCCATTGGAAGCGGGACAGGAATTCATAAGCAACCGGGTGATCCTCTTTCAGACCTTTACGTGCAATGGTGTGAATTTCTTCTGCATCACCGAAAGATTTCTCCGGATCGTCCAGATATTTCAGATCATACTTGTTGAACATCCAGTGCGGAGTCCAGCCTGTAATTATGATTGGTTGTTCTGTTTTAATGGCTTTGTCCAGTGTGGCAGTCATCGCTGCACCAGATCCTTCGATTAGGGTCCAGTCCGTCAGGTTATAATCTTTGATGGCTTTGGCTGTAGACTTCATAATGCCAGCACCCGGGTCAATGCCGATAATCTGATAATTGACTTCTTCACCTACAGCATTAGCTGATGTGTTATTACCACCGGCAGAAGTATTGCCACCAGTAAAGTATTGTGAGAAACCAGCAACAAGTACAATCAGCGTTGCCGCAGCCGTAATCCAGGCTTTTTGTTTCGACGAGATGCGTGAGGTCTTCTTACGACCTGGCATAAACAGATTTTGCGTGAAACGGTCAAGCACAATTGCGAGTACCACAACAGCCAGACCTGCTTCAAAACCTTTACCGATCTGCAGCTGTGTTACCGCACGATAGACTTCCGCACCAATACCCTGTGCACCGATCATGGAAGCAATAACAACCATGGACAGTGACAGCATGATGGTTTGGTTAATCCCTGACATTACGGTAGGCAATGCCAGTGGAAGCTGCACTTTGAACAACTTTTGCATGGAAGTAGAACCAAAAGCGTCTGCTGCTTCAACCAGTTCACCGGATACCTGCTTAATTCCGAGGTGAGTCAGGCGAATCGTAGGTGGAATCGCAAATATAACGGATGCAATAACACCAGGAACCACACCGAGGCTGAAAAAAGTTACAGCTGGCAGCAAGTAGACAAATGCAGGCATGGTCTGCATAAAGTCTAGCAATGGTGTAATAATCCGAGCCGCAGTTTTGCTGTATGCGAGCCAGATTCCGATGGGAACACCTAGCAGAATGGAGATTAATCCTGACGTAATAACGAGCCCCAAAGTATCCATCGATTGGGACCAGTATCCGAGGTTATCTACAAGTAAGAATCCGATAACCGTAAACAGAGTCAATGGTAATCGGCCAACAAGATATGCCAATACTCCAAGGATTACAATAAACAGGAGCGGATGGGGGAGCATGAACAACCCGGAGAAAAATCCGACAACCTCTTGAATGACAACGGAAATGACTTTAAACAATCCGGAGAGCGAAGAGCTCATCCAGTCAACAATCGCTTCAATCCACGATGCTAGTGGTATTTTGGGAATCATTCGCAAGTTCCTCCTTTACTGCAACTTCACCGCTTAGTGCGCCAAGCAGGGCACCGCGGACGATAACACCTTGCAGACGGCCATTTTCGCCAACAACAGCGAGTGGCACATGGGCGGAACTTACGATTTCGAACAATTCATGAATCAGGGTCTCAGGTGATACCGTCGGCCCATCCGTGATCAGAATGTCGTTTAACACTTTGTTTTCGCGCATCGCGCGGGTTGCATCTTCTGCTGTAATAACACCAAGCAGCTTCTTCGAACGGTCAATGACAAACAGGTTGGAAATACCACGTTCGCGCATTAATTCGAGGGCAACACGAGGACCACGGTCAAGCGTAATCGTTTCAGGACGTCGCATAACATGAGATGCGGTAAGGACCTTGGACAAGTCCACGTCTTCGACGAAGCGGGCCACATATGAGTTGGCCGGTTGAATCATGATTTCTTCCGGAGTACCGATCTGCACAACTGCGCCGTCTTTCATGAGGGCAATACGATCGCCGATGCGCAGCGCTTCGTCCAAGTCATGGGTAATGAAAATAATGGTCTTTTTCATTTTATCCTGAAGCTCAATCAGCTCATCCTGCATATCACGACGAATCAGTGGATCAAGTGCACTGAATGCTTCATCCATTAGCAGTACTTCCGGATCATTCGCCAGCGCACGGGCCAAACCTACACGCTGCTGCATCCCGCCACTCAGCTCATCCGGCATTTTATCTTCCCAGCCTTTGAGGCCAACCAGTTCAAGCGACGTTTTTGCCTTTTCCCGACGCTTATCTTTATCTACCTTTTGAACTTCGAGTCCATACTCCACATTATCGAGAACGGTACGGTGCGGGAATAACGCAAATTTCTGGAATACCATGCTGATCGTTTTCCGACGCACTTCGCGCAATTGTTCCTTGTTCATCTTACGCAGATCTTTACCATGGACGAGAATCTCTCCCGATGTAGGTTCAATCAGACGATTGAACATTCGAACAAGTGTCGACTTCCCACTTCCGGACAGTCCCATGATGACGAAAATTTCACCTTCCTGAATCTCCATGTTGACCCGGTTGACACCAACCGTTATCTGTTTTTCTTTGGCCAACTTTTCTTTGCCCCAACCTTGCTCCAGTAATTGCAGACCTTGCTCGGTTTGGGGGCCAAACAGTTTACTTACATTCTTTACTTCAAGTATGGTCATGTTTTCACCCCTTCTGATGTGTTGTGCACTTCGAACGGCTTTCAGCATCCACAAGCCCATACACTTGTGCGCCCAGCCACGAAATCCGGTAATTGTTGCTTCGCTTCCCGTCTTTCTGGGTAACATTTTGTATTCTAACAATACTTAACCTGTATAGCAACCGAATAAACAGTACATAATGTTTGTACAGTAAAAACTGTACAAAGTTTTTCGTCCATATGCTCCGTCATTCTCCTTATTCTGGCTAATAAGACACCTTTACATTTGATATCGCTTTTCCTACAATAGAAAATGTGCTGAATCTAAGCAGTTTTTTTTGGTTAAAAGATAGTCGTAGGCGGTTGCAACTTGGTAAAGCTCCCATAAATACATTGGATAACCTAAAGCCTGTTGGCATATAGGATGTCCTGCCGGATACTTTCCCATGTAAGCAGGATCTTAAACAGTTGCAATTATTTTGCCAAGACTGGGAATGTTCAGAATGGAGGTTGCAAGCATGAGCTTGGACCATTTACAAGAGGAACAGCAGGCAACCGTTCTTAGAATCCGTAAACGCGTCATTGAAGCCATTGGACGTAATATGGATCTCTACGGCGTTACGCTGTCCACGGGACACTTATATGGATTGCTTTTTTTTGCAGACAAACCTATGACCCTTGACGATATGGGCCGGGAAATGGAAATGAGCAAAACAAGCATGAGTACCGGCGTACGTACACTGCTGGATCTAAAAATGGTGAATAAAGTATGGAGCAAAGGCTCCCGGAAAGACCTATATGAAGTGGAGTATGACTGGCATCAGACGTTTACGGATTATTTTGTGATTAAATGGAGAAAAGCTGTGGAGAGTAACCTTCAGGTCCTGCGCAAATCCATTGATGAACTGAATCGTTTGATTACTGAACTGGACGAACAAACGGATGCTGAGCTTCTTCATATTCTTAAGGAAGACAAGCATAAGGTGCTTCAAGCAGAAGCCTATTACAAATGGCTGGATCGTTTGATTGATACCATGGAAGATGAGGAAATATACAAATTGGTTCCAAAGGAAGAAATCAAGGAACATGAATAACAGCAATGCAAAGGGCCCTTTCCGAATCGGAGAGGGCTCTTTGCATTGCTGTTAGGTTATATGCTTGTGCATTTATAATGAAGAAAAAGATGTATCCCTTACAATTGTCCGAGTAATCCCACACGAGAACGGGTTAACAGCTGCTGAATGATCTGTTCCAGTTCGTCCATGATCTGATGGCGTCCGCCGGGGGTCCAGGTGAGGATGGACCAATCGGATATGTCGTGCACGTTGCCTTTCAACACCGCTGGAGAACGATTCCAGGCGGTCGTTTGTTTCATGCGCCGAAGTATCTTCTCACTGGCAGGTGAACTGGAGACGCGCTGTATGAACAGATGATCCGTGTCCAACATGGGGATGCTATCTGCCGCATACTCGTCTGTTATTGTATCAGTTGAAATGATCTGTGCAGGTTTTAGCCCCAGATCCTCGTAGATGAGGCGATTTAATGGGTGCTCAGCTCTTTCCAGAAGCCGGATAGAATGATTCGTAATTTGCAAAAGCGCAATACGTTCTTGTCCGAAGTGATGTCTCAAACGAAGTCCGATTTCAAGTTTGCGAAGCTCAAGCTTTTTGAAATTCTGCAAGGCCTGTTGCTCTCGTCCGATAAGTTCAGCCATGCGCATGTGATTTTCTTTCCAGTCTTGGGCCTGAGTCAGAATAACTGTAGGTGCAATACTTTTAAGCTTATCGTAAAAAGGTTGATGATAAAAGTCTCCGATAATCAGGTCCGGCTTGGCCTGACGTAATTTCTCCAATTGTTTGGCTAGCCCCTGCTGCTGCTCGACTTCATCAAGCTCTCGATCATGAAATCCGTCCATTGCAGCTACGGGATGTAATCCGAGCGAAGAGAGATTCTCATGAAGGCCTATTCTGGACGCTGTAGCTACGCGAATTTGGTCTCTTTTCATATACAGGCTGGGTGCGATTCCCAAGGTTTGTTTGAATTTGCGGCTAAAATAATATTCATTGCCATAGCCAACAGATACGGCGACGTCTTTGAGTACACATGATTCCTGTTTGAGCTGTTTTTTGGCCTCGTCAATCCGTAAGCGATTTAGATAATCGGTAGGCGACATGCCTTTGGCTTTTTTGAAACTGCGAGAATAGGAGCTTGGGGTTAATCCGGCAATTTTGGCCAGTTGATCCATGCTGATGCCTTCACTCATGAACCGTCTCATATACATAATGCTGCGTTCAAGCGCTGGATCAACCTTCTCATAATTTTCTTCAAGCCTGTTCTCCGAGAGATACTGCAAAAGTTCATGCAGCTGGCTATGTATGCTAATAAAGTGATCAGGATGAACGCCGCGATAGGCTTCTATTAACTGTTCAAATCGTTCTCTGGCCTGTTGGTCATGACGAACCATCAGTCTGCCCGTTTCCCAATCGAGCGGGAAGCCGGAAGAGGAGGACATTTTCCATTGACCGCGCACTTGCTGCAAACAAACCGTATCCATGCTAAGTAGTATAAACTCCGTCACAGCGGAGCGTGCAGCCGCCTCAATCGTTGTTCCTGCCTTCAGGACATACAGTTGATTGGTTTCAGCGGTATAGACTGTGTCGTTCAGAACCAGAACACCGTCTCCTTGTAAAATAAGACAGAGCATGGGCCGGGACACCGTCTTGCCTTGCACACGGAAATGCTCCCCGCGCCGTACACGGCACATCGAAGAGAGGAGCGGCAGAGATGAGGTTTCAGAAATGAAGGGAAGCTGTTCAGTCATTCGGACCATCCTTTTGTCTTATTTTCTTAATGATAACAATTATCATTCTCATATGGAAGATGTTTTTGGAAAATAGTTTTGCACATCAAAAAAAGAGGATACCCAGAGCCTTGATGGCTTAGGGTTATCCTCTTAATTTTGAACATACAAGATGAGATGGCTATCAGCCTACATCCACATTCGTAGGTTAGTTTGGCACGACCAATAGGATATCATCTAGGAAAACGTCGCTCAGTACCTTTTTGCCAGTGCCGTTGGCTTGCACATGATACAGACGATAGAGATCATCTGCGTTGATGTAGAATATTCCCGGAACATCGTCATGAAGCTGGAACGTTGCCCATTCCTCTCCGGCGAGCTTGGTTACTTTGAGAGCGGTGCTTACGGAATAAAGACCATTCGTACCGGATACATAGACAAGAGTTGGTATTCCGTTGGTCAACTGAGTGGTCACGAAAGTGACACTGTTCAGATTCAGGTTGGCAGATTTGGATACCTTGTTCCCGGCGATCGTTTTGGCATATGCCTTTTTGTCTGCATCCACAACGACAACCTTATCTGTACCCAGTGGACTCACTTCCCGGATGCTTTTACTATGAAGCTGAAATGTTTTGCCAGAAGTAGTCAATGCAAAGGCTTTGCCTGTGGAATAATCATAATCCTTGCTGCTGTCCAGCTTGATGCCTTTGTTATACACGTACAGATTGTTGCCCCAGCCCCCAGCATAAACAGCGTTCACATCCAGCTTTGCTTTTGGATTAACAGCTGTACCTTTGCCTGTATTGTAGTTTACCTTGTACATAATAATGGCGTTGGTTGAGTAGTACTGCTCGTACGGGTCAGTGTTCACCATCAGCTGCAGTTCGTTTTTGGCCACGTTCATAAAATAACGACTTTCTACTGCACCGGCAGCAATTCGCACTACGGCTCCACTGCCGTTGGAAGCTTTGGAGACGATCCAAGGCTTTCCATTAACGAGCCCATTATAATATACACGACCTTTTGTTACGGCGAGCAGCGGAAAATCTGTATCTGCTTTGTCTGCAATTTTGGTGGCAGCGGAAGCTTCACTATTGCCATTTGCACGATAGATCGTTCCTTTGGAATCCATATAATAGATGAACCCATTGTCCGTAAAGTAGCTCAGAACATCTGTTGCATACGTTTCAGCCGAATCGCTGGAACCGTCATTGGGAACGCGAAGCAGCGTTGTGGAAGACTCGGAACGGGTGTAATAGAGATAGGATCCTGCCGCAGCCAGACCATCCCCTTCAAAATCAAGCAATACCTCTGTGGTTCCGGTACCGTCACCAGATACTTTGTACAATACACCATCGGAATCATAATATACCGTAGTTTGGCTGAGGGAAGCTGCTTGAGCATTGGCTCCGCCCCCAAGCACTGCTGCCACGATCAAAGTGAAAAGCAGCAAGGTGCAAAATGTACGTTGCAAGCGTGTAGACCATTTGTTCATAATCGTCACCCTTCTTCTTATGTATGTAATTAACACATTATCACCTTAAGTTATATCGGTAAACTATGGAAAATATGTTATACATCTCAGTCGGATAAAAGGTGGGATAATTAAGTAGAGGAAGATATTCCAACGTTAGATTTGATCCACACTCCGCTTATATTTGACTTTCAGCCAGCTGCTGACGACTGTTCCATAAAGTAACCAGACGAAGCAAAACGAAACTGATGAGCAGAAGCACCGCTCCGACCAGGATTAACATGAGTGGACTGATAAGCAGCATGCCGCTGGCCTGACCGGCAATCAGTGCAAGCAATGGAACCACGACCAATCCTCCGAGTTGATAGGCCTCCTGAAATCCACGAACCTTCGCCGAGATCAGTACATTCAACAGAATGACAACAAGACTGCACGCCGGAACAA includes:
- a CDS encoding helix-turn-helix domain-containing protein; translated protein: MTEQLPFISETSSLPLLSSMCRVRRGEHFRVQGKTVSRPMLCLILQGDGVLVLNDTVYTAETNQLYVLKAGTTIEAAARSAVTEFILLSMDTVCLQQVRGQWKMSSSSGFPLDWETGRLMVRHDQQARERFEQLIEAYRGVHPDHFISIHSQLHELLQYLSENRLEENYEKVDPALERSIMYMRRFMSEGISMDQLAKIAGLTPSSYSRSFKKAKGMSPTDYLNRLRIDEAKKQLKQESCVLKDVAVSVGYGNEYYFSRKFKQTLGIAPSLYMKRDQIRVATASRIGLHENLSSLGLHPVAAMDGFHDRELDEVEQQQGLAKQLEKLRQAKPDLIIGDFYHQPFYDKLKSIAPTVILTQAQDWKENHMRMAELIGREQQALQNFKKLELRKLEIGLRLRHHFGQERIALLQITNHSIRLLERAEHPLNRLIYEDLGLKPAQIISTDTITDEYAADSIPMLDTDHLFIQRVSSSPASEKILRRMKQTTAWNRSPAVLKGNVHDISDWSILTWTPGGRHQIMDELEQIIQQLLTRSRVGLLGQL
- a CDS encoding quaternary amine ABC transporter ATP-binding protein, which codes for MTILEVKNVSKLFGPQTEQGLQLLEQGWGKEKLAKEKQITVGVNRVNMEIQEGEIFVIMGLSGSGKSTLVRMFNRLIEPTSGEILVHGKDLRKMNKEQLREVRRKTISMVFQKFALFPHRTVLDNVEYGLEVQKVDKDKRREKAKTSLELVGLKGWEDKMPDELSGGMQQRVGLARALANDPEVLLMDEAFSALDPLIRRDMQDELIELQDKMKKTIIFITHDLDEALRIGDRIALMKDGAVVQIGTPEEIMIQPANSYVARFVEDVDLSKVLTASHVMRRPETITLDRGPRVALELMRERGISNLFVIDRSKKLLGVITAEDATRAMRENKVLNDILITDGPTVSPETLIHELFEIVSSAHVPLAVVGENGRLQGVIVRGALLGALSGEVAVKEELANDSQNTTSIVD
- a CDS encoding DUF5050 domain-containing protein, giving the protein MNKWSTRLQRTFCTLLLFTLIVAAVLGGGANAQAASLSQTTVYYDSDGVLYKVSGDGTGTTEVLLDFEGDGLAAAGSYLYYTRSESSTTLLRVPNDGSSDSAETYATDVLSYFTDNGFIYYMDSKGTIYRANGNSEASAATKIADKADTDFPLLAVTKGRVYYNGLVNGKPWIVSKASNGSGAVVRIAAGAVESRYFMNVAKNELQLMVNTDPYEQYYSTNAIIMYKVNYNTGKGTAVNPKAKLDVNAVYAGGWGNNLYVYNKGIKLDSSKDYDYSTGKAFALTTSGKTFQLHSKSIREVSPLGTDKVVVVDADKKAYAKTIAGNKVSKSANLNLNSVTFVTTQLTNGIPTLVYVSGTNGLYSVSTALKVTKLAGEEWATFQLHDDVPGIFYINADDLYRLYHVQANGTGKKVLSDVFLDDILLVVPN
- a CDS encoding immunity 17 family protein yields the protein MQDQPVLIALLAIAAGIFSLLGGINNWDWFMKSFRAGLFVKTIGRQGARVVYGIFGIVLISIGVLLLLIGQA
- a CDS encoding GbsR/MarR family transcriptional regulator, whose amino-acid sequence is MSLDHLQEEQQATVLRIRKRVIEAIGRNMDLYGVTLSTGHLYGLLFFADKPMTLDDMGREMEMSKTSMSTGVRTLLDLKMVNKVWSKGSRKDLYEVEYDWHQTFTDYFVIKWRKAVESNLQVLRKSIDELNRLITELDEQTDAELLHILKEDKHKVLQAEAYYKWLDRLIDTMEDEEIYKLVPKEEIKEHE
- a CDS encoding glycine betaine ABC transporter substrate-binding protein — translated: MIPKIPLASWIEAIVDWMSSSLSGLFKVISVVIQEVVGFFSGLFMLPHPLLFIVILGVLAYLVGRLPLTLFTVIGFLLVDNLGYWSQSMDTLGLVITSGLISILLGVPIGIWLAYSKTAARIITPLLDFMQTMPAFVYLLPAVTFFSLGVVPGVIASVIFAIPPTIRLTHLGIKQVSGELVEAADAFGSTSMQKLFKVQLPLALPTVMSGINQTIMLSLSMVVIASMIGAQGIGAEVYRAVTQLQIGKGFEAGLAVVVLAIVLDRFTQNLFMPGRKKTSRISSKQKAWITAAATLIVLVAGFSQYFTGGNTSAGGNNTSANAVGEEVNYQIIGIDPGAGIMKSTAKAIKDYNLTDWTLIEGSGAAMTATLDKAIKTEQPIIITGWTPHWMFNKYDLKYLDDPEKSFGDAEEIHTIARKGLKEDHPVAYEFLSRFQWTSDEMGEMMSAIQNGTSPEEAAKDYAEKHADQIDEWTKGLTPVNGDAFKLSYVAWDSEIASTNLLKYVMETKLGYKVNALQVEAGPMWTGVASGDVDASPAAWLPLTHADYWERYKDQVDDLGANMTGVRTGLVVPAYMTDVNSIADLETGASSSTPSANANVGNEVNHQIIGIDPGAGIMKSTASAIEKYGLSDWKLVEGSGAAMTATLDKAVKNKEPIIVTGWTPHWMFNAYDLKYLDDPEGVYGEAEQIHTIARKGLKEDKPVAYEFLDRFSWTPEDMGEIMVAIQNGEDPQKAAAAFAEKHSDKVAEWTKGLTPVNGDSIKLSYVAWDSEIASTNLLEYILKEKLGYKVTSLQVEIGPMWTGIANGDVDATPAAWLPLTSADYYNKYKDQIDDLGPNMDGAKTGLVVPTYMDINSIEDLKDN